In Sodalis ligni, a single genomic region encodes these proteins:
- a CDS encoding MFS transporter, translated as MTQPSQPPALSRRLTLILATACGLIVANIYYAQPLAGEISRALGLSPQAAGLIVTMTQIGYGLGLLLIVPLGDLFENRGLTLCVMGVGIAALATAVLAHTVSLFLTAAVFIGLGSVAVQILVPYAAHLSAPALRGKAVGDVMSGLMLGIMLARPVSSLITHLSSWRMVFIISTLVMILLTLTLGYVLPVRRPAPGLRYRALMASIGSLAVHNLTLRRRALYHAALFGAFSLFWTVTPLLLTGPEFHLSQVGVALFAFAGVAGAIAAPIAGRVADRGLSKPATLFAMLAAGTAFLLTHIGDTGSHLKLGILVLAAILLDFGVTMNLVIGQRAIFALGEHYRSRLNGIYMATFFVGGAIGSALGGWAYAQGGWGLASLLGTALPAIALCYFASERPATE; from the coding sequence ATGACACAACCATCGCAACCACCGGCTTTATCCAGGCGTCTGACGCTGATCCTGGCCACCGCCTGCGGCCTGATCGTCGCCAATATCTACTATGCCCAGCCCCTGGCCGGAGAAATCAGCCGCGCCCTTGGCCTATCGCCCCAGGCGGCCGGACTTATCGTGACAATGACGCAAATCGGCTATGGACTGGGACTGCTTTTGATCGTGCCCCTAGGTGACCTGTTCGAAAACCGCGGGCTGACGCTATGCGTCATGGGCGTGGGTATTGCCGCCCTGGCGACGGCGGTACTCGCCCATACCGTCAGCCTGTTTTTGACCGCCGCGGTGTTTATCGGGCTGGGTTCGGTGGCGGTGCAAATACTGGTGCCCTATGCGGCGCATCTTTCCGCCCCCGCTCTGCGAGGCAAAGCGGTGGGCGACGTGATGAGCGGTCTGATGCTGGGCATCATGCTCGCCCGCCCGGTATCGAGCCTGATCACGCATTTGTCGTCGTGGCGGATGGTATTCATTATATCCACCCTGGTAATGATCCTGCTGACGCTGACGCTGGGATATGTTTTACCCGTCCGCAGACCGGCCCCGGGACTACGCTATCGCGCGCTGATGGCCTCTATCGGCAGCCTGGCGGTGCATAATCTTACCCTGCGGCGGCGCGCCCTTTACCACGCCGCCCTGTTCGGCGCGTTCAGCCTGTTCTGGACCGTGACGCCGTTGCTCCTCACCGGACCGGAATTTCATCTTTCCCAGGTGGGGGTGGCGCTGTTCGCCTTTGCCGGGGTGGCCGGCGCCATCGCCGCACCCATAGCCGGACGCGTTGCCGATCGCGGTTTAAGCAAGCCCGCCACGCTGTTTGCCATGCTGGCCGCCGGCACGGCGTTTCTGCTTACCCATATCGGCGATACGGGTTCCCACCTGAAGCTGGGCATCCTGGTCTTGGCGGCGATACTGCTGGATTTTGGCGTCACCATGAACCTGGTGATTGGCCAGCGGGCCATTTTTGCTCTGGGAGAACACTACCGAAGCCGTCTGAACGGCATCTATATGGCCACCTTTTTTGTCGGCGGCGCCATAGGTTCGGCCCTGGGGGGATGGGCCTATGCCCAGGGCGGGTGGGGGCTTGCCTCTCTTCTGGGCACCGCACTGCCGGCGATTGCATTATGTTATTTCGCCTCCGAGCGACCCGCTACAGAGTGA
- a CDS encoding MFS transporter encodes MSVATLIPNEKTDALGAWLIFAMAAACGIAVANIYYNQPMLVVISASFPGRFATGLIPTITQLGYAAGLLLLVPLGDLLERRKLIVAQFLTLALASLLAAFAPSAWVLLAASLVLGIGATAAQQIVPLAASMAEPARRGAVVGSVMSGLLCGILLSRTLAGLVAVYVGWRGMFMLGVPLSLLGAWLMARMLPKTQAQTALGYGALMASLVHLWREEPRLRQATLTQGALFAAFSAFWTVLALYLAQPAFHLGAGYAGLFGVVGAAGVFAAPAAGRLSDKLGGRRVIMSGVGLVLAAWLLFVGWTSLTGLTVGVILLDLGVQSALVANQHIIFGLREEAKGRVNTLFMGGMFLGGTFGSMCAMLAWERAGWQGVGYLAILLTLLAAAAVMPKK; translated from the coding sequence ATGTCTGTCGCAACGTTAATACCCAATGAAAAGACCGACGCGCTCGGCGCCTGGCTTATTTTCGCCATGGCGGCGGCCTGCGGTATCGCGGTCGCCAATATCTATTACAACCAGCCGATGCTGGTGGTCATTTCCGCCAGTTTCCCCGGCCGGTTCGCCACCGGCCTTATACCCACCATCACCCAGTTGGGTTACGCGGCGGGGCTATTGCTACTGGTGCCGCTGGGGGATTTGCTGGAAAGGCGCAAATTGATAGTGGCCCAGTTTTTGACTCTGGCGCTGGCGTCCCTGCTGGCGGCGTTTGCCCCTTCAGCCTGGGTGCTGTTGGCGGCTTCGCTGGTGCTGGGCATCGGCGCCACGGCGGCGCAGCAAATCGTCCCGCTGGCGGCCTCCATGGCGGAACCTGCCCGTCGCGGCGCCGTAGTGGGCAGCGTAATGAGCGGTTTATTGTGCGGCATTTTACTGAGCAGAACCCTGGCGGGTCTGGTAGCCGTCTATGTCGGCTGGCGGGGAATGTTTATGCTGGGCGTGCCCCTGTCGCTGCTCGGCGCCTGGCTGATGGCCCGGATGCTGCCGAAAACCCAGGCGCAAACCGCCCTGGGCTACGGCGCGCTGATGGCTTCCCTGGTGCATCTGTGGCGTGAAGAACCCCGCCTGCGCCAGGCAACCCTGACCCAAGGGGCGCTGTTCGCCGCGTTCAGCGCTTTTTGGACCGTACTGGCGCTCTATCTGGCCCAGCCCGCCTTTCACCTCGGCGCCGGATATGCCGGTTTGTTCGGTGTGGTGGGCGCGGCGGGCGTGTTCGCCGCTCCCGCCGCCGGCAGGCTGTCGGACAAGCTTGGCGGCCGCCGGGTAATCATGAGCGGTGTGGGGCTGGTATTGGCGGCATGGCTGCTGTTCGTGGGCTGGACATCCTTAACCGGCTTAACGGTAGGCGTAATATTGCTGGACCTTGGGGTGCAGAGCGCGCTGGTGGCCAATCAACACATTATCTTCGGTTTGCGCGAAGAGGCTAAAGGCCGGGTGAATACTCTGTTTATGGGCGGGATGTTTCTCGGCGGCACTTTCGGTTCCATGTGCGCGATGCTGGCCTGGGAACGGGCGGGCTGGCAAGGCGTGGGTTATCTCGCCATCCTGCTGACGCTGCTGGCGGCGGCAGCCGTCATGCCGAAAAAATAA
- a CDS encoding LysR family transcriptional regulator, translating to MDRLAAMETFICVVESGSFTAASRRLNLGQPAVSKTVAQLEERLGVRLLIRSTRGLTPTEAGEEYYQRSKRAMDDINEAEVAARGSGSGLTGRLRICAPVTFARLHILPHLGAFLARNPDLYIDVVLDDRHIDLVSEGIDVALRLGDLRDSSLIARRLATCRLLILGTPDYFTRAGEPRIPEDLVAHQAVVYTQRGGGGSKWVFSRHGEERIVHGRGRVRASAAEGIRTLVLSGLGLAMASEWMFAPELAAGLVVPVLNDWHLPTMDLWAVFPTGRMASAKARAFVAYLAEVVQGASSPLANPLYSQQE from the coding sequence ATGGATCGGCTGGCGGCGATGGAGACGTTCATTTGCGTGGTGGAAAGCGGATCGTTTACGGCGGCATCCCGGCGCTTGAATCTAGGCCAGCCGGCGGTGTCCAAAACCGTCGCCCAGTTGGAAGAGCGGCTCGGCGTCAGGCTATTGATTCGCTCTACCCGCGGCCTGACCCCCACCGAGGCCGGTGAGGAGTATTACCAGCGATCCAAACGCGCCATGGACGATATTAATGAAGCCGAGGTGGCCGCCCGCGGTTCGGGATCGGGATTAACCGGCCGGCTGCGCATTTGCGCGCCGGTCACCTTTGCCCGCCTGCATATTCTGCCCCATCTGGGCGCCTTCCTGGCCCGCAATCCCGACCTTTATATTGATGTGGTGCTGGACGATCGCCATATCGACCTTGTTTCCGAAGGCATCGATGTGGCGCTGCGGCTGGGCGATCTGCGGGATTCAAGCCTGATAGCCCGCCGCCTCGCTACCTGTCGCCTGCTGATTTTAGGTACGCCGGACTATTTCACCCGCGCCGGCGAACCCCGGATACCGGAGGATTTAGTGGCTCATCAGGCGGTAGTCTATACCCAGCGCGGCGGCGGCGGCTCCAAATGGGTTTTCAGCCGCCATGGGGAGGAGCGCATCGTCCATGGACGGGGCCGGGTGAGGGCATCCGCGGCGGAGGGCATCCGCACCTTGGTACTGTCGGGCCTGGGGCTTGCCATGGCGTCGGAATGGATGTTCGCACCGGAATTGGCCGCCGGCCTGGTGGTTCCGGTGCTGAACGACTGGCATCTGCCCACCATGGATCTATGGGCGGTTTTTCCTACCGGCCGCATGGCCAGCGCCAAGGCCCGGGCATTTGTCGCCTACCTCGCCGAAGTGGTTCAAGGCGCTTCGTCGCCCCTGGCGAACCCGCTTTATTCTCAACAGGAATAA
- a CDS encoding acid phosphatase has translation MRHTYSFVVAATAMLISSAWARPNAEDPAQISAIVDTTSFYSLNADYLELDQHVQDALRKSLQGDAATLTRPQLDKAKQTAKQADKKWLTQSGYDFAVKQNQQAGIALLSDFSQLTPEVQKRSMAIVTQINRDATKGQRQQALVDAEGQNYLFFIADALGPRLGKAFLAAYQNGEMGKAAALIKTSEISTGAAKDHFNYPRPFLQPGNEIHLVPDDMVVQDNHPYTATQGAFPSGHTNTGYTDALLMGEMIPERFVPLVDRGARYGYSRIVLGVHYPLDIIGSRMVAERNVAHFLNDPRYRALFEEAKQQLRGALEKECGVSLAECAKSQGQADPYLGSGMTSFYRYTMTYGLPKDSAAPASAVKVPAGAEVLLEGPLPNLSAAQRRALLVKTAIPNGYPLSAGEGEQNFWQRLDLHDAALMGHAR, from the coding sequence ATGCGGCATACCTATTCTTTCGTCGTCGCGGCTACCGCGATGCTCATTTCCTCGGCCTGGGCGCGACCGAATGCGGAGGATCCGGCCCAAATCAGCGCCATCGTGGATACCACCTCGTTCTACAGCCTGAACGCCGACTACCTGGAGCTGGATCAGCACGTGCAGGATGCGTTGCGCAAATCTCTGCAAGGCGACGCGGCAACCCTGACCCGTCCGCAGTTGGATAAAGCCAAGCAAACCGCCAAGCAAGCGGATAAAAAGTGGCTGACCCAATCCGGCTATGATTTTGCCGTTAAACAAAATCAACAGGCAGGCATCGCCCTTTTATCTGATTTTTCGCAGTTAACGCCGGAAGTACAAAAGCGCAGCATGGCGATAGTCACCCAAATCAATCGTGACGCCACCAAGGGACAGCGGCAGCAGGCGCTGGTGGATGCGGAAGGGCAGAACTATCTGTTTTTCATCGCCGATGCACTCGGTCCGCGGCTCGGTAAAGCTTTCCTCGCCGCCTATCAAAACGGCGAAATGGGCAAGGCCGCCGCGCTGATAAAAACCTCGGAAATCAGCACCGGCGCGGCCAAAGACCACTTCAATTATCCCCGCCCTTTCCTGCAGCCCGGTAATGAAATTCACCTGGTGCCGGATGACATGGTGGTCCAGGATAACCATCCTTACACAGCCACCCAGGGCGCCTTCCCCAGCGGCCATACCAATACCGGTTACACCGATGCCCTGCTGATGGGGGAGATGATCCCGGAACGCTTCGTGCCGCTGGTGGATCGCGGCGCCCGCTACGGCTACTCCCGTATCGTGCTTGGGGTGCATTATCCGCTGGATATAATCGGTTCCCGTATGGTGGCTGAACGCAACGTTGCCCATTTTCTTAACGATCCCCGCTACCGCGCCCTGTTCGAAGAAGCCAAACAGCAGTTGCGCGGCGCGCTGGAGAAAGAGTGCGGCGTCTCGTTGGCCGAATGCGCCAAAAGCCAGGGCCAGGCCGACCCTTATCTGGGCAGCGGCATGACCTCGTTCTATCGCTATACCATGACCTACGGTTTGCCGAAGGATAGCGCCGCGCCGGCCAGTGCCGTCAAGGTGCCCGCTGGCGCCGAAGTGTTACTGGAAGGGCCGTTGCCTAACCTTTCGGCAGCTCAGCGCCGGGCCCTGCTGGTTAAAACCGCCATACCGAACGGCTACCCGCTGTCCGCCGGCGAAGGGGAGCAGAATTTCTGGCAACGCCTGGATTTGCATGATGCGGCGCTGATGGGGCACGCCCGCTAA
- the aegA gene encoding formate-dependent uric acid utilization protein AegA, with product MNRFVVAEPETCIGCRSCEVACVVSHHGGLFPDKREYFTPRLQVMKGASASFAVSCRHCEDAPCAAVCPNDAIIRSHDSIQVRQALCIGCKSCVIACPFGMITVVTETVQPASRRLAESYQRTEAQKCDLCADQNYDPACVRACPTRALHIMDERQMNERQQQKRLAAALRDPAGHLFGPDRRTVVPPSFTVPGPLPVVNLLDAPRPARLEASKIPLEQRKTTFAEIYRPFTEAQIGEQSARCLHCGEQTFCQWTCPLHNAIAQWIALAGQGRIIEAAELSHSTSSLPEVCGRVCPQDRLCEQSCTLNEHQGAVTIGHIERYITETALAAGWRPDLTQVKPTGKRVAVIGAGPAGLGCADILVRNGIQPVVFDRYPEIGGLLTFGIPAFKLDKSVMIRRREIFSAMGVEFRLNTEIGRDITMEQLLEQFDALFLGVGTYQSMRSGLDHEDSAGVLDALPFLIANTRHLMGYPDTDEHTFTSMEKKTVLVLGGGDTAMDCVRTSLRQGAARVVCAYRRDEKNMPGSKKEVKNAREEGGEFMFNLQPLRFEVNEQGQVTGVTMIHTAMGEPDGSGRRQAVPIAGSEEIISADAVLLAFGFRPHRMSWLADHNVTLDKQGRVVAPVVSGYPLQTSNPKIFAGGDIVRGADLIVTAIAEGRKAAQSIGCYLKDL from the coding sequence ATGAACAGATTTGTCGTCGCAGAACCAGAAACCTGTATCGGCTGCCGCAGCTGCGAAGTGGCCTGTGTCGTCAGCCATCACGGCGGCCTCTTCCCCGATAAACGCGAATACTTCACGCCGCGGCTGCAGGTAATGAAAGGCGCCTCCGCCAGTTTTGCCGTGTCCTGTCGCCATTGTGAAGATGCCCCTTGCGCCGCCGTCTGTCCCAACGACGCCATTATCCGCAGCCATGATTCCATTCAGGTGCGTCAGGCGCTCTGCATCGGTTGCAAAAGCTGTGTCATCGCCTGTCCGTTCGGCATGATAACCGTGGTAACCGAGACTGTGCAGCCCGCCAGCCGGCGTCTGGCGGAGTCCTACCAACGGACCGAAGCGCAAAAATGCGATTTATGCGCCGACCAAAACTACGATCCGGCCTGTGTCCGCGCCTGCCCGACACGGGCGCTGCACATCATGGATGAACGGCAGATGAATGAACGGCAGCAGCAAAAACGTCTGGCCGCCGCCCTCAGGGATCCCGCCGGCCATCTGTTCGGTCCGGACCGCCGGACCGTTGTGCCGCCATCGTTTACCGTTCCCGGCCCGCTGCCGGTGGTAAATCTGCTCGATGCGCCGCGTCCTGCCCGGCTGGAAGCGAGCAAAATTCCCCTTGAACAGCGAAAGACCACCTTCGCCGAGATTTACCGGCCGTTTACCGAGGCGCAGATCGGCGAACAGTCCGCGCGCTGCCTGCATTGCGGCGAACAGACCTTTTGCCAATGGACCTGCCCACTGCACAACGCCATTGCGCAGTGGATCGCGCTGGCCGGACAGGGCCGCATCATTGAGGCGGCGGAGCTCAGCCATAGCACCAGTAGCCTGCCTGAAGTCTGCGGTCGGGTCTGTCCGCAGGATCGCCTCTGCGAACAGTCCTGCACTCTTAACGAACACCAGGGCGCGGTGACCATCGGCCATATCGAGCGCTACATTACTGAAACGGCGCTCGCCGCGGGTTGGCGGCCGGATTTGACGCAGGTTAAGCCCACCGGCAAACGGGTAGCGGTAATCGGGGCCGGCCCCGCCGGGCTGGGCTGCGCCGACATATTGGTGCGCAACGGTATCCAGCCGGTAGTGTTTGACCGTTACCCCGAAATCGGCGGCCTGCTGACCTTCGGCATTCCGGCCTTTAAGCTGGATAAAAGCGTCATGATCCGCCGGCGGGAAATTTTCAGCGCCATGGGCGTGGAATTCCGGTTGAATACCGAAATCGGGCGGGACATCACCATGGAGCAATTACTGGAACAGTTCGATGCGTTGTTTTTGGGGGTGGGGACCTATCAATCTATGCGTTCCGGCCTGGACCATGAAGACTCCGCCGGCGTGCTTGACGCCCTGCCCTTTTTAATTGCCAATACCCGCCATTTAATGGGCTATCCCGATACCGATGAGCACACTTTTACCAGTATGGAAAAGAAAACCGTTCTGGTGTTGGGAGGCGGCGATACCGCCATGGACTGCGTGCGCACCTCGCTGCGCCAGGGTGCCGCCCGGGTTGTCTGCGCCTATCGCCGCGATGAGAAAAACATGCCCGGCTCGAAGAAGGAAGTGAAAAACGCCCGGGAGGAAGGGGGGGAATTCATGTTCAACCTCCAGCCCCTGCGCTTTGAGGTTAATGAACAGGGACAGGTCACCGGCGTTACCATGATCCATACCGCCATGGGCGAACCGGATGGATCGGGCCGCCGGCAGGCGGTGCCCATCGCCGGATCCGAGGAGATAATCAGCGCCGATGCGGTACTGCTGGCGTTTGGTTTCCGTCCGCACCGAATGTCCTGGCTGGCGGATCATAACGTGACGCTGGATAAACAGGGACGGGTAGTGGCGCCGGTGGTGTCGGGTTATCCGCTGCAGACCAGCAACCCCAAGATATTCGCCGGCGGCGATATCGTACGCGGGGCGGACCTGATCGTCACCGCCATCGCGGAAGGACGCAAAGCGGCGCAGAGCATCGGCTGCTACCTGAAGGATTTATAA
- a CDS encoding alpha/beta hydrolase, which yields MSHSPIAPERAETDRQVEAFLKSLNAADAPPVESLSPQAAREVLIRLQKSVGVNLDGIDESEQIIMVDGQELSLNIVRPAGHNEALPAFMFFHGGGWVMGDYFTHKRLLRDLVVESGAAGVFVNYTPSPQAQYPTAIQQAYGATRWVAEHGAAVNIDGSRLAVAGNSVGGNMATVVSLMAKEHGRPSLKYQVLFWPVTNADFATESYQRYPEGYFLTKGMMEWFWDNYTTDPAQRREITASPLQALPGQLAGLPPALVQVAEYDVLKDEGIAYARKLNEAGVDTTLTCYYGLIHDFGLLNPLQQVPGVRSALLQAAAQLKKHLF from the coding sequence ATGAGTCACTCACCCATTGCCCCTGAACGGGCCGAAACCGACCGGCAGGTGGAAGCCTTTCTCAAATCACTTAACGCCGCCGATGCGCCGCCGGTTGAATCCTTATCGCCACAGGCTGCCCGTGAAGTGCTGATCCGGCTGCAAAAATCTGTTGGGGTCAATCTCGACGGCATTGATGAGTCCGAACAAATCATTATGGTGGACGGCCAGGAGCTGAGCCTGAATATCGTCCGTCCCGCCGGGCATAACGAAGCGTTACCGGCATTTATGTTTTTCCACGGCGGCGGCTGGGTAATGGGTGACTACTTCACCCATAAACGCCTGCTGCGGGATTTGGTAGTGGAAAGCGGCGCAGCCGGAGTGTTTGTGAACTATACCCCCTCCCCGCAAGCGCAATATCCGACGGCGATCCAGCAGGCATACGGCGCTACGCGTTGGGTGGCGGAGCATGGCGCCGCCGTCAATATCGACGGATCCCGGCTGGCGGTGGCGGGCAACAGCGTAGGCGGCAATATGGCGACGGTGGTCAGCCTGATGGCAAAAGAGCACGGCCGGCCTTCCCTTAAGTATCAGGTCTTGTTCTGGCCGGTGACCAACGCGGATTTTGCTACCGAATCCTACCAGCGTTATCCGGAAGGCTATTTTCTGACCAAGGGCATGATGGAGTGGTTCTGGGATAATTACACCACCGACCCGGCGCAGCGGCGGGAAATCACCGCCTCGCCCCTGCAGGCGCTGCCGGGACAATTGGCCGGTTTGCCGCCGGCCCTGGTTCAGGTGGCGGAGTACGATGTACTGAAAGATGAAGGCATCGCATATGCGCGTAAACTTAACGAGGCGGGCGTGGATACCACCCTGACATGCTATTACGGTTTGATCCATGATTTCGGCCTGCTCAATCCCTTGCAGCAGGTGCCGGGAGTGCGCAGCGCGCTGCTGCAGGCCGCGGCACAGCTGAAAAAACATCTGTTTTAA
- a CDS encoding MFS transporter: protein MSMMMAMRGTSPQPAASGWRLNLKIMSVVVFNFVNYLTIGLPLAVLPGYVHNHMGYSAFWAGLVISLQYLATLISRPWAGRYADRVGPKRIVVLGLGGCLLSGVGYLLSLLMDSWPVTALLFLCAGRIILGIGQSFVGTGATLWGVGSVGSMHIGRVISWNGVASYGALAVGAPLGVWLHAIGGLGLLSAFIILVAGLAIAAAIPRPKVKTVAGKQIPFSAVVGIIWRYGLVLAFASCGFGVIATFITLFYADKDWSGAAFALTLFSVAFVGTRLFFPNSINRFGGLRVSMGCFTVEALGLLLVWQAPLPWLAGAGALLTGAGFSLVFPALGVGAMKEVPPQNQGSALATFTAFMDLSLGIVGPLAGLLMAHAGVSSIYLAAAVLVIIALLMTLSLQRRVLRHRASGQEG, encoded by the coding sequence ATGAGTATGATGATGGCCATGCGTGGTACCTCTCCCCAGCCGGCCGCCAGCGGATGGCGTCTCAACCTGAAAATAATGTCCGTCGTTGTCTTTAATTTTGTTAATTATCTGACTATCGGACTGCCATTGGCGGTGTTACCCGGCTATGTGCATAACCATATGGGCTATAGCGCCTTTTGGGCCGGACTGGTCATCAGCCTGCAATATCTTGCTACCTTGATAAGCCGTCCCTGGGCCGGCCGGTATGCCGACCGGGTCGGGCCAAAACGCATTGTCGTGCTGGGATTGGGCGGCTGTCTGTTAAGCGGCGTAGGCTATCTGCTGTCATTACTTATGGATTCCTGGCCGGTAACGGCCCTGCTTTTTCTGTGCGCCGGACGCATCATTCTCGGTATCGGGCAGAGCTTTGTCGGTACCGGCGCCACCCTGTGGGGCGTGGGCTCGGTGGGATCTATGCATATCGGCCGGGTGATTTCCTGGAACGGCGTGGCCAGTTACGGCGCGCTGGCGGTTGGGGCGCCGCTGGGGGTCTGGCTGCACGCCATCGGCGGCCTGGGACTGCTGTCGGCATTTATCATCCTGGTGGCCGGCCTTGCCATCGCGGCGGCCATACCGCGTCCCAAGGTGAAAACCGTCGCCGGTAAACAAATCCCGTTCAGTGCGGTAGTTGGGATTATCTGGCGTTATGGCCTGGTTTTGGCCTTTGCCTCCTGCGGTTTCGGCGTTATTGCGACTTTCATCACCTTGTTTTATGCCGACAAGGACTGGAGCGGGGCGGCTTTTGCCCTTACGCTGTTCAGCGTGGCGTTTGTCGGTACCCGGCTGTTTTTCCCCAACAGTATTAATCGCTTCGGCGGCCTGCGGGTATCCATGGGCTGCTTTACCGTGGAAGCGCTGGGCCTGTTGCTGGTGTGGCAGGCCCCTTTGCCCTGGCTGGCGGGTGCGGGGGCATTGCTTACCGGGGCGGGATTTTCCCTGGTGTTCCCTGCGCTGGGGGTGGGGGCGATGAAAGAGGTGCCGCCGCAAAATCAGGGCAGCGCCCTGGCCACCTTCACGGCGTTTATGGATTTATCCCTGGGGATTGTCGGCCCCTTGGCGGGGTTGCTGATGGCCCACGCCGGCGTTTCGTCGATTTATCTCGCCGCCGCGGTTCTGGTGATAATCGCCTTGTTAATGACTCTGTCGCTTCAGCGCCGCGTTTTACGGCACCGGGCTTCCGGCCAGGAAGGCTGA
- a CDS encoding DcrB family lipoprotein: MRNVAKYVGIGMLVIGLAACDNKNDQNATAGNSAAQTQTTNKVNLLGGKLAFALPSDITDQSGKVGTQANNMHVYADESGHKAVIVILGDDTPESLEQLAQRMEEQQRARDPDLQVVTNKAITVNGAPLQQLDSIVSSGGKPAYSSVVFGKVDNHLLTMQVTLPAGNQQKAQSDAQTILNTITIK; the protein is encoded by the coding sequence ATGCGGAATGTAGCGAAGTATGTGGGTATCGGCATGCTGGTTATCGGTCTGGCGGCTTGTGATAATAAAAATGATCAAAACGCCACCGCCGGCAACAGCGCGGCCCAGACCCAGACGACCAACAAGGTGAATCTGCTGGGAGGCAAGCTGGCCTTTGCTTTGCCGTCTGATATTACCGATCAAAGCGGTAAAGTGGGCACTCAGGCCAATAATATGCACGTTTACGCCGATGAATCCGGCCATAAGGCGGTTATCGTGATTCTTGGCGACGATACCCCCGAAAGCCTGGAGCAGTTGGCGCAGCGGATGGAAGAGCAGCAGCGCGCCCGGGATCCGGACCTGCAGGTGGTGACCAACAAAGCCATCACCGTTAACGGAGCGCCCCTGCAACAGCTGGACAGCATCGTTTCCAGCGGCGGCAAGCCGGCCTATTCCTCGGTGGTCTTCGGCAAGGTGGACAATCATTTGTTGACCATGCAAGTCACGCTGCCGGCCGGCAATCAGCAAAAAGCCCAAAGCGACGCCCAAACCATACTGAATACCATCACCATCAAATAA
- a CDS encoding GNAT family N-acetyltransferase, with the protein MTVFLRTASAKEIHLLYAQLPEFDTRHTLLEIEMRLQNQPHHLLMAEADGRPAGFIAGYALDSMLFCSWLGGVSPEYRRRGYASALWTAQEEWARARGYSKITVKTRNRFKGMLLFLITNHYRLTRVDAQDDEEENLVWLAKSL; encoded by the coding sequence ATGACTGTCTTCTTGCGCACCGCCAGTGCGAAAGAAATTCATCTGCTCTATGCTCAGTTACCCGAGTTTGATACGCGGCATACCCTGCTGGAAATCGAAATGCGGCTGCAAAACCAGCCGCATCATCTGCTGATGGCGGAAGCGGACGGTCGTCCCGCAGGGTTCATCGCCGGTTATGCGTTGGACAGTATGCTATTTTGCAGCTGGCTGGGGGGTGTATCACCCGAGTACCGCCGCCGGGGTTACGCTAGCGCCCTATGGACGGCACAGGAGGAGTGGGCCCGAGCGCGGGGTTATAGTAAGATTACTGTAAAAACACGCAACCGCTTCAAAGGGATGCTATTGTTTCTCATAACAAATCATTATCGGTTGACGCGAGTGGACGCGCAGGATGATGAAGAGGAAAATTTGGTATGGCTGGCAAAAAGCCTTTGA
- a CDS encoding 7-cyano-7-deazaguanine/7-aminomethyl-7-deazaguanine transporter, with protein MFEFTPRQRLRALFWLALFHIIVITSSNYLVQLPVTILGFHTTWGAFTFPFIFLATDLTVRIFGAPLARRIILAVMVPALLVSYGVSSLFFLGRCQGFGALGVFNLFVARIACASFMAYALGQILDVHVFNRLRQGRRWWVAPSASTVLGNLSDTLAFFFIAFYHSTDAFMATHWVEIAIVDYTFKLLISLLFFLPMYGVLLNLLLKKLRQQPETGFLQLS; from the coding sequence ATGTTTGAATTTACTCCCCGGCAGCGTCTGCGCGCGCTGTTCTGGCTTGCCTTGTTTCATATCATTGTCATTACCTCGAGTAACTACCTGGTGCAACTGCCGGTGACCATTCTGGGTTTCCATACCACTTGGGGCGCCTTTACCTTTCCCTTTATTTTTCTGGCCACCGACCTGACGGTCCGGATTTTTGGCGCGCCGCTGGCCCGCCGGATAATACTGGCGGTCATGGTCCCGGCGCTGCTGGTGTCCTATGGCGTCTCATCGCTGTTCTTCCTGGGCCGGTGCCAAGGATTTGGCGCCCTGGGCGTATTCAACCTGTTCGTAGCGCGCATCGCCTGCGCCAGTTTCATGGCGTACGCTTTGGGCCAAATTCTTGATGTCCATGTATTTAACCGCCTGCGCCAAGGCCGGCGCTGGTGGGTGGCGCCGTCTGCATCAACGGTATTGGGCAATCTCAGCGATACGCTGGCGTTCTTTTTTATCGCTTTTTATCACAGCACCGATGCTTTTATGGCAACCCATTGGGTGGAAATAGCCATCGTAGACTATACTTTTAAACTACTGATAAGTTTGCTTTTCTTTTTGCCGATGTACGGGGTGTTGCTCAATCTGCTGTTAAAGAAATTAAGGCAACAGCCGGAAACCGGATTTCTCCAACTGAGTTAA
- the tusA gene encoding sulfurtransferase TusA — translation MSDPFAEADRTLDAQGLRCPEPVMLVRKTVRGMDTGQTLLIIADDPATTRDIPGFCRYMEHTLVAQTIDRPPYRYLLRKG, via the coding sequence ATGTCAGATCCATTCGCCGAAGCCGACCGTACCCTTGATGCCCAGGGGCTGCGATGTCCCGAACCGGTCATGCTGGTACGCAAAACCGTCCGCGGCATGGATACCGGACAAACCCTGCTGATCATTGCCGACGATCCGGCCACCACCCGCGACATCCCCGGTTTTTGCCGCTATATGGAGCATACCCTGGTGGCGCAGACAATCGATCGTCCGCCCTACCGTTACCTACTGCGCAAAGGGTAA